GGGTCGATTCTATTGATTGGTCATGGTGGTCATCAGTGATGGTCTTCTGAAGCATTCTGGGTTCTTACTCCAAAATGAAGCCAGAACCCTTTTTTTACCTTTACAGTATACTTTATGATCATGTAAGTATTTGGAACACTGCCAGAACGTGACCTGATTAAGTTGTAGGGTTCACCCTAACCCTCTCAGTTTCCCTAAAACCTGCCACCCTCAAGTAAAATGTGTGGCGCATACCTGGACCCGATCCAAGCAGAAACTCTTGATTCTTTATTCTGCTTCATGTCTCACAGTCAGACCCTGACCTGCCGCCGGACCACGGCAGCCCCTCACCTACTGATGAAGTGTTTGACGCTGCCCCAGCCCCACCCCCATACATGCCCCCCCAACCATCCATCGAGGAGGCCCGACAACAGATGCACTCCCTTCTGGACGATGCCTTCGCTCTGGTCTCTCCATCCTCGCAGGGCAGTGCCGGGGTGAGCGGGGTAAGCCCTGCCCTGCCCAGCCCCTCCCCTCAGACCCGCCCCCCAGGCAGGCAGTGGGGTTCTTACCCAGCAGCCCCTTCTCATAGCCCCTTTTCTGCAGTGAGTGTGAGAATCTGCAGCTGAGGCCCAATACTTCTGTCATGACTTCAGCTTTAGTTTTCATTATTCTCTTGTCTTTCTGCAGAGATACGCAGAGCTGGGAATGTCTCCTACATCAGTCCAGGGCCTGCTGCAGAGGTTGGTGTCAAACCAGGCCTGTAGACATCAGCTGAACTGCTGTCGGACTGATGGTTGTGTTCCTTACAGGCAGGGCTTGAGCTCAGGAGGGTATGTTTCTACTGGGGATCAGCTACAGGACTCGGTTTACACCAACAGGGGGCAGTATGAggaccctccatcctcctccagaCCCCGACCCGTAGGGGGTAGTGCAGGTACTGTCATCTGGATGTTTTAAACAGTCACTTGACATTTTAGTCAACGTTTACTATCTGTGATTACCATGAGTTCTTTTTCTTGACCCCCCCCATCTTCACTACCAGGTGCACAGCTCCACCACCTGACCCAAGTGGGCCTGTCCAGTCACATTGGTGTGTATCCTGGAGTGGGTCGCAGTATGTCTGGTCCCACCGGGTCAAGCTGGAACCAGCAACACTCAGACCAGGACCTATCCAGACCTGGAGCCAGCAGAGAAAGTGTAAGTGTGAGGAGCGTAGACTAGTGCTGTCCATAATATGTTGGTGTATGAGTAAATGTTTAGACTATTGGTGAGCACAAATCCGACAAATAACAGCCCTAAAAAATAATCAAGTCTGTTTAGTAGCAACCATGTCCCTGCTTCTTAGTTCTAAAATGACCTTTGCCAGTTCTAAAATGACCTTTGCCATTCCAGATGAGATGAAGGTCATCCCAGGGTTGAAACCCTTGTGAATAATCAAAACTGCAGTGCTTTAATTTTGGCTTTATGACCATAGTTCACCTTCCTGTCTGGCTGTCTTTGAATACTGATGAAGTGATGTACACCTCCTAAAGGTCCAAACCTTGCATCTGTCCTTCTCTTGACAGGTCCTGTCTTTCCCTGAGTTTTCCTCTTCCTCGGTTTTTCAAATGCCCAGCTCCTCGTTACGAGACCCATCtgttccccctctcctcctgacCTCACCGACTCCAGAATACCCACCGGAGGACGCCTCGCCGTCTGCCCACACCTCTGCCTCTCTGATAAAGGCCATCAGGGAGGAGTTGAGACGCCTTGCCCAGAAACAGGCTGCAGTGACAAGCTACCCTTAACGTTTCTGGACCGGCTTTGGTTTCATTGTGTATTGCTATGAATCACTTTGAGCCTGTTAGGGCTACAAATTAATCTACACTCCGGACTCTCCTGAGCTAAACTAACGACTAACCCATAAAGAATCCTGACCATGAAAATAAAGGACAGTTTATCACGACTGAAAAGCCTTCGGTACTTAACAGGGTTCAACTGTCTGTATGTCAACCATCCCACCATCTCAGTTTTGTTGGATGACTCTCCATATTTCCATTGATGTGCTTCCTAAGAGGGACTGTCCTTCCAAAGGCTTTGGAGCGATCCTTCCTGGAGTTGTGCAGAAAACACTCCCTCCTGTTCTTTTGGATTGAATGGATTTAAGTAGTTCCTGGAGTTCTGAAATAGCTCTTCCTTGCAAACCTTGTGTACGGAGGGTCCTTTTGGATATTTGGAAGCAGTATCCTCTATTGAAATTGACCATTCTTGCCCTAACGTCGAAATCTGGATCATCCTGCCTGATCATCTATGGTGGATGGGCCGTTCTGATCCTAATGTCTAGTGGGTAGCCCTTCCTGGAGTGGCAGTCAATTCCTGAACTCAGTATGCGGATCATCTGTCATGGAGAGTTAGGAATGAGTGTGCCATCCAGACCCTCTATACTGGATTGCTGCTCTTTTGGGGTAGATGGTTTCCACTAAACTTCTTCTGCAGTCTGGATTGTACTTGCATCTGGATCGGTTCATCCTGGAGAGGATGATTCCTTGGCCTCTTGGAATGAATACTTTTTAACTTCTGGAGTGGACTGTTCGATCCCAGCCTTCAGTAGGACAGTTCCTCTTTATGTCCTGGAGTTCTGAAGTGGATTCTACTTTTGGACCTTCTGTGGTGCTAAGCGTCAGCCTCATACGTCATTAACCACTTACTGCCTTCCACTCTCCCATATGCCACAGGGATCACGTCTCTGTTCATTAATCATATCAATGAGGTTTTTGCACTGTCGACAGCTGGAGGTGATGTATAGGTCCAACAGCATGgaggtcacatactgtaagtatCTATAAGAGTTAATATAAACAGATTTAAAGATGTAGAACCCCAGTGAGCACAATATTAATGTCAGATTTATTATTGGAGTATTGAGATCTAACTTATTTTTATTgcttatatatataaaagtatactttaaattgtttattttgATCAAAAAAAGACCAAATTACTGTTTTATGGTTGTGACCCTCTTATGTTTGCTGTATATATTCAGCCagcgtttgtttttctgtggagACGTTGCTTAGCTGCTCGCTTGCGTGTTTATGTATCAGTGGCAAAAAAAATAGCTTTGACAAATTCTTCTGCCACTGATTTGGTGTATCCACCAGTTAATGGGCAGACGTCTGCCGATTAGGAGGCAGCAGACACAGGAAACATTCATGGCATCCAGACACTAAATCTAATGACAGCACAGCACCCCCAGAGGCTGTAGTGAGTATTACACACAAGGAAATGCATCTGTGGGATtataaaacagtgattattagTACATCAGTGGTGAAGGACAGAATCATGCCAGAACATACCAGACATGCCACATGTTCTCTGATCAGAATGTCACACACCAGGAATGACAAACTCAATAGGATGGGGTAAAAATAACACATAACAAAATGTTCAGTCTGTATTTGCAGCTGACTAGTACTACTAGTACCGTCGGCCTCATCTGTGGGGCCGTTCACATAATCCAGTCTCTCTGATCACACATGATCTAGATATTCTTACTTACATGCAGGCCCTGGTCATCCTGCCTGCAAAGCTGGTTTTTGGACCTTCAACGACCTCTCAGAGTATGGACCTCCATGACTTCACTACAGTCTGGTCTGATGAGCCTAAACGAAGCTAATTAATAGTTTGGTTATTGTCCTGTTAGAGCCACCTACTGCGTCAGTGCATCAGTGAGCACAGCTTCTGTTTCTGTAGATGGAAACAAGCCAAGTTATTCTGGCATCAATCGCTGTCACTACAGTAGCAGTATTGAAACAAATTTTTATAGATCCTGCTCTTGTTCGTGTGCTGGACGTGACGCTGAATGTTTCCTAGTCTGCTGGTTGACCGTCTGTCATGTTGGGGATTTGTTTGTCTGCTCTTATTCAGCATGTGTGACTATGTTTGAGGCTTTAGCTGCTCGTGATGTTCCTGTTAATGTTGGCATGCTGCTAAAAATCCCAGAATATATAAGTCAAGACTTGTTCCACATCAAGAATGAGCAAAGAGCACAGTTTGACCGTTACAAACGTACAACAGTCACAAAGCTCATATGACACAAAAATATTGTACAAAAAATTCATTAATTTAAAAGTTCTTTTCCatgactgttttatttttctaatggtcaaacagaaaatcaaataTGTCCGTCCAGGCCACCGTAGACAAGTGATCCTCCACGAAAAACGTTGTTGATCCAAACACAGGaaaataaatgttctgttttttgttgcttttgcatttttaaGATATTTTTGAATCAAAATGAAGGTTGTGTCAGTGAACAGTGTAGAAAAGAACGTGGATATGTTGTTGAATAGataacataatatatatatatatatatatacatatatatcaaATATTTTATCTGAGGTTGCTCTGCTGAGTGGACTCTGCTGGCACCGGTGCCGACACGTCCTTCCTAGACCAGAAACCACCTGCAGAACTCTTCACTGGCTGGAGGCTTCCTGAGAATCAGTCCAGTTGCAGGACTGCACACACCTGCAGGATCACATGGTGCTAATTCAATGACTTGTAATATCTCACACACAGAAGAAACCCTGCAGGTGAGGTGATGAATTCAACCTGCTTCGCTGCAGGTTTCACAACGTTCTGAATGTTTCCTTCAGTGTTTTTTagagtttctgtgttttttagaTCTGTGACCCTCAGTGAGATTCCTGCTGATGCCCAGGTGCATCGTGGGTGTTTCATTCATGACAAAACTACTGATTCCGAGTCAGCTCTCCAACATGTCCTGAAAGGCTGCAGCTTGTCCACAAGACGAGATGCTGATTCAAACATGACAGGGAAAAAACATGTGTGTAAACGTTAATAACTACACAACAGTTATGCCATTTTGTGTTTACTCTATCTAatgtaaacacatttacacaggtatgagtgtgtgaatgtgagtgtgaatgggcgaatgagaagtagtgtaaagcgctttggatcctGGAAGGGTGGTCAAAGCACTATACTGTATAAGTACGGACCATTCACCATTAACCATTTATTTTACactaacaacacacaaacaacagttCACAGACACAAGATAATAACTCATTTGATTCACTTgttacacacactgtgtttatttaacaaGTTATTCAGGTTAGTGTGCAGAACTCACAGCTCGTCTAATATTGAGAGTTTGTGCAGTAAGTTGCATTGTTAGCACAAGAATTGAAATAATTAATGTAAATAatctatttatattttgaaaaacatAGAAACATGCAAAATTAACAACTGCAACTAGGTGAAACTGCTCATTTTTGTTAATGTTGATTCCAATCGATTCCTTAGTTTTGTCATGAATGGACCTGAACAGATTCTGCTCAGAGCTGGACCACATTCCTGTTCTCAGGACTCAGTGAGCTGCTTTGTTGAAACTGAGCCTGAGGGAAGAGTGAGTTTCCTGGAAACACTGCCAACGGTCGGGCCTGTTCTAAAGTCGCCAGGTgagctctgagctgctctgtctcATGACCTGTTCTACCTGAACTCTGGGATCTGCATCCTGTGTTTCAAGTCTGAAAGAATGTGTTAAACATTAAAAAGAGACGTGTTCAAGATCTCACTCTCGCGTATTTAATTTCACTGCTGCGTGTAAACCTTGGCTTGCCGATGTTTGATAAACCTGCGTgaagacttaaaaaaaaacatttctgaagTTCAAATTTGAAAAAAGCCAAAGTTTCTTAATTTGCaagctgcaaaaaacaaaaaatgttaaGAAAACAGGTACGCGTGATTTCAAAAGTCAAACCCTataaatgtttttgtgcagTACAAAGACAAGTGACGTCATTAGCTTGGGGACCCGCTCACCTGCTTTGGGTTTGGCCCTCGTCGGGCTCCGTATCTGAGACGTGGCCTCTTCCTGGTTCACCTGGATACAAGGTGAAGCTGCCGCTGTTCGTCAGGTGCGGGATGCAGCATGACGGAGGGGACGGTGTGTGAGAGCGTCCTTCGATGAGCTAAGTCCACACGCGAACGAACCGAACCATTGGACTGCGGGACCGGCCGCTTAGGTTTTGTGAGTAGTTAGAGCTGCCCAGCAGAACTCTAACTCACCTGGAGAGACGGAACCAACCTGCAGCTGCGTCACGGCGAAGTGAAGAAAACAACGCGAATGTTGGTAAACATTTATGGTGAAAACGTCAGACAGCTGCGTCTAGAGACCGCGGCCACCGAAGATACGCGTGACGTCATCGACCACACTGTTAGTCAACAAGTATCATAAGTTTGATTTGATCATATTGTGTCTCTGCAGACAAACATGCACTATAGCCACTTTAGGGCTGGAGTCTAGTTACCATGGAGATTTACTCTGGGTTGAGATTAAACGCTCATCCTGGATTCATTTACCTCAGACTCAATAGCGTTTAGCTGCCTGGTTCATGCTCGCTGTAAATATATTACTTCACTTGAGTCAGTCGGAATGATTTGATTTAGTTTCACCATGTTTGCTATTTATTGTAGCTTTAATGATCCGTTAATCACAGTCATTACCAGGTGACGCGGTTACGAGAAGTTAATACTCATGTGATAAACAGTTTATGAAACAGGTCTGATCCTTCAGCACCAAAACCATGGAGTGGGTTAACCAGCGTTATCTGCGCCTGTGGTCTCATCATGTGCAGCTTTCTCCTGAATTCTGGGGCATCCAGACGTCCTGTCTGACggagtgtgtgtttcaggatgGCTGACAGCATGAAGACGCAGCTGGTGAGTGCCATCcacctgcaggaggtggagctggaggagcaacCTGCAGGCAGCCAGCTGGACCCCAAGGACAGCAGCAACGGTGATGCTCTGGTCCACAACCAGTACACACTGGTTTCACCATCGTGCTCCTTCCagcttctctttcttcctgatCCTCTGTCCATGGTTTATGCTCTCAGGCATAAACCATGTGATCATTGATCCAATTATTGCACCAACCTGAACAAAAACAGGTCCCATTAAAAGCTCTGGGTAGTGAGTCAGTGAAGGGTTCTGACTGGGTTCAATTTGAATCCTCTGTTTCACTAATGTTTAGGACAAAATACAGCTTCTGATTATCCTGTAAACATGTCATGTGCTGGGTACGGTAAGGTCTGCCTGAAGCCTCAATCTGCAGAGGctgacaggtcagaggtcagaggtcacactaACTGGTACGTTTGGCTGTAACATGACGTCGCACTGATCCTCGCCTGCATCTCTGCAGCTCCTGAGCAGACGTTCACTGTGGAGGATGCTGTGGAAACCATCGGCTTCGGTCGGTTCCACATCCTGCTCTTCTTCATCATGGGCAGCGCCAGCGTGAGTCCTACACTGGACCTGGGCCTCCACTGTGAGTGAATGGGGTGTTCCTCAGTCCTCCCTGCTTCTGTGTGCAGATCGTGGAGGCGATGGAGATCATGCTGCTCGCCGTGGTTTCTCCTGAGATCCGATGTGAGTGGCGCCTGAACGACTGGCAGGTCGCCCTCGTGTCCACCGTGAGTTTACCCGCCGTAGTACtacacacagaaccagcttcagctTTGACCCAGTCTGACCGGAACCACAGCCGACCCCTGCTCTGTTACTGTGTATGCGAAGCTGTGTTTCTTCCCGCAGATGGTGTTTCTCGGGTTCATGGTCTGTGGAGTTCTGGGCGGATACATTGCAGACAGATACGGACGCTGGAAGGTTCAACTCACTTTAAtatttgtgcagctgtgtgtgtggtcagtttATTACGTACAGTTGAGAAAGATTGGATTTGATATTGAAAGTGACGGAGAGCCAGATGCTGCTGCCTGAACGCGGTGCAGACCTGACAGCTGTTGCCCTGTGTTCAACCAGGTGGTGTTCGGCGGATTCGTGTGGAGCGCCTACTTCTCCCTGCTCACCTCGTTCGCCCCGTCCTACGGGTGGTTCATCTTCCTGCGCAGCATGGTCGGCTGCGGCGTGGCCGGTGTGTCCCAGGGGTCAGTATGAGAGtgaacacacacgcgctgcgCTTCTACAGGCCACACGTTCACGTTGTCGTTTCAGGTTTGTCCTGAAGACGGAGTTCATCCCAGCCAAGTATCGGGCCTACCTGCTGCCTCTGGCCAGCGtgagtttttcctgttttttcctaCTGTGCTCACAGCACAAATATGCGGTGGCTACATCAGAGCGCTGCTTCACACCTGTGTCCACACAGAGAGCGCCAGCGAGGCCAAAGCCCAAAGAATCAGGTGTTGGTTCTGATGATTTCAGCTCTCATGGCGTAACAGTAGTGTAAGGCTGGGCTCAGTGGAGCTGAGGCGCAGGTCTCTGGAACAGTCTCACACTCTTCTGTTGTCCAGCACCCACCTGACATGGGACATCATCAGATCCCAgcatgctgtgtgtttgtgtgtcagatcTTTTGGATGACGGGCTCGATGCTGATCATCGTCCTGGGGATGCTCGTGGTTCCAACTCTGGGCTGGAGGTGGATGATCCGCATCTCCGTGACGCCCAGTGTCCTCCTTATCTTCCTCTTCAGGGTTAGACCTTGTTTAGTCTCAATCTGTTTTTGTTGATCCATGTAAATTCCTGGCTCTGTAATTGTCCTCCTGTTTCTGGCATTAGTTCATCCCGGAGTCGGCtcggtacaatgtgtctgcagGAAACGTGCGCGCAGCTGTGAAGACTCTGCAGTGGATCGCTGATATGAACAGAGCCTCTCTTCCTCCGGGACGGCTGGTGGAACCCACTGTGGTACGTGGACCCACGGCTGTGTGTGAGTCCAGGGTGTGGCTGAAGGTTTGATGCAACGGTACTCTGTTTTAGAACGAACGAGGCAGTTGGAGAATCCTGCTGAATTCATCGTTCAGAAGGACGTCGCTGCTGCTCTGGTACTCATGGTAGGTTCGGCTACTGATGTGCCATCACAGAGCCCGAAATCAAGCCGCTTAACTGTGTTCCTCTAAATTCTACAATAAACGTACTGTACAGATTTTGTCCCGTCCATCAGGTTTGTGGCGTCGTTTTCTTACTACGGATCCGTGCTGAGCAGTTCAGAACTGCTGGAGAAGAACCTGCTGTGTGTGACGGATGCTGACCCAGAGCATCAGGTCAAACACGTCCATGAAGACGGACTGTGTTTTTGCATCCCCTTCGGACCTGGAGACTACCGGACGCTGCTCATCAGTTGCCTGGGAGAGGTGGCGCGTGAGTAGACGTCCAGTTTCCAGCCTCCAGTGGTCGGTTGCTTCTGATCCAAAGTCTAAAGTCATTAAGTGGCTTCGTGGGGCAGAGCCTGCAGTCACTTCATGTCAGTCAAAGGTGTAATGTGAAATGTTGTTCCCAGCTCTGTTGGTGTGATGCATCTTCTGTCCACCAGGTGGTGCAACAGGGTAAACGTTTGTGTGTCTCTAGGGCCAAATGTTTCACCACCTGTAGCTCTGTATTCTGACTAGCATCAGATGGAGACCACAGATTTATTCTGCAGTCAGACTTCACCAACTGTGACTGTGTGCCTTCCAGTGGTTCCACTCAACATCTTTCTGCTGAACGTGTTGGGGCGGAGGCTGAGTCTGAcggttctgcagctgctggcagcTGTTTTGTTCATGATGGTCAACATCTGCACCACGATGTGAGAACCTCCAGGTTTGTCAGCGCCTCCAGTCTAACCTCAGGTCTGACGTCTGGTGTCTTTGTCTGCAGGTTTGggttcacgctgctgctgtttttgctcAGGTCATCGGTGTCCATGAACTTCAGTGTGGTTTATATTTACACCGCTGAGGTGAGTCACGCTGCTTTGAGCTGTTCCTGTTGCTGATCTGGTTGGGTGTTTGAAGCCCAGTCTGGGTTTGTGGGTGACGGTGGGCTTGTCTCCCAGGTGTATCCCACTGCAGCGCGGTCTCTTGGGATGGGATTCTGTACATCGTTTAGTCGCATCGGAGGAATGATAGCTCCCTTCATCGCTCAGGTGGGGTTTGAGTTCTGCCCCAGTCAAGCTCTGAGCTGAGTCTT
Above is a window of Betta splendens chromosome 9, fBetSpl5.4, whole genome shotgun sequence DNA encoding:
- the svopl gene encoding putative transporter SVOPL isoform X1 gives rise to the protein MMADSMKTQLVSAIHLQEVELEEQPAGSQLDPKDSSNAPEQTFTVEDAVETIGFGRFHILLFFIMGSASIVEAMEIMLLAVVSPEIRCEWRLNDWQVALVSTMVFLGFMVCGVLGGYIADRYGRWKVVFGGFVWSAYFSLLTSFAPSYGWFIFLRSMVGCGVAGVSQGFVLKTEFIPAKYRAYLLPLASIFWMTGSMLIIVLGMLVVPTLGWRWMIRISVTPSVLLIFLFRFIPESARYNVSAGNVRAAVKTLQWIADMNRASLPPGRLVEPTVNERGSWRILLNSSFRRTSLLLWYSWFVASFSYYGSVLSSSELLEKNLLCVTDADPEHQVKHVHEDGLCFCIPFGPGDYRTLLISCLGEVALVPLNIFLLNVLGRRLSLTVLQLLAAVLFMMVNICTTMFGFTLLLFLLRSSVSMNFSVVYIYTAEVYPTAARSLGMGFCTSFSRIGGMIAPFIAQVLMSRSVVLALSPFAVACVVCGLGNFLLPIETKGRALLQNS
- the svopl gene encoding putative transporter SVOPL isoform X2, translated to MADSMKTQLVSAIHLQEVELEEQPAGSQLDPKDSSNAPEQTFTVEDAVETIGFGRFHILLFFIMGSASIVEAMEIMLLAVVSPEIRCEWRLNDWQVALVSTMVFLGFMVCGVLGGYIADRYGRWKVVFGGFVWSAYFSLLTSFAPSYGWFIFLRSMVGCGVAGVSQGFVLKTEFIPAKYRAYLLPLASIFWMTGSMLIIVLGMLVVPTLGWRWMIRISVTPSVLLIFLFRFIPESARYNVSAGNVRAAVKTLQWIADMNRASLPPGRLVEPTVNERGSWRILLNSSFRRTSLLLWYSWFVASFSYYGSVLSSSELLEKNLLCVTDADPEHQVKHVHEDGLCFCIPFGPGDYRTLLISCLGEVALVPLNIFLLNVLGRRLSLTVLQLLAAVLFMMVNICTTMFGFTLLLFLLRSSVSMNFSVVYIYTAEVYPTAARSLGMGFCTSFSRIGGMIAPFIAQVLMSRSVVLALSPFAVACVVCGLGNFLLPIETKGRALLQNS